The sequence TGTAGTCCGCCCCCTATGGCCCATCAGGAGACACCAACTAGTACTAATAATAACTCAAATTCTCTTACTAGTCTTGGTCCATGCCCTTTGATGGATGCTGGTATACGCACTCTAAGCTCACCGGGCCCAATTGTAGTAGATCCAGGCCCAACCTCCCCTAGCTCTACATACTCTAAACCTTGCCCACAAGCTTGGCTTCGCCTTGAAGAATGTGAGAACACACAATTTGGTTTGAAGACTCCCAATTCATATCCAGGGAAGAGATTCCATAAGGAGATAGGGAGGTTAAGAAGAAACATCAAACAGAAACTATTGTGTGGGTTCTTCTTTGACTCAATCATTTCAGGGAAGCAAAAGGAAGACATATCCTCAGGTGATATTGTGGAACCAGAAACTATTGTTACTAATGGGATTATTGAAGATTCAATCACACCTACCATAGAAAATCAAGAAGGGTTTTGGGAAGCTGACCCCCATCAACTTCCCCAACAGCCATGAGAGTTATAAGTTGGAATTGTAGAGGTTTGGGCAAATCCTCTGCAGTTCTACAATGCTAGAAAATTGCCCTCAAGTTTAGGCTTGATGTACTCTTTCTTATGGAATCTCGACTAACAAAGGATAAAGCTGAAGGTATTTGTAGTAGGTGTGGTTTTTTTTATGGATGGGAGTACTCGAGAGATGGACTAAGTGGAGGTCTTTTGCTTGCCTGGATGCCAAATCAGAAACTTCAAGTCACTTATGCTTCAAAGCACCTAGTGCACACAAACAGGCTAGACAATAAAGGTACTCCTCTTTCCATTACCTTTGTTTATGGTCATCCTATATTAGCCAAAAGGGAGGAAGTTTGGTGGAAGCTTAAGGAATTGAAATTATTATCCCACCCCAATTGGCTCTGTATTGGGGATTTTAACCAAGTTCTCAATACTGAGGACAAATTTTCTTTCACTCAGAGGTCAATTCTAGGGGCAGAGTCTTTACAAAACCTTATTTCTGATTTAGCCCTATGTGATCTAGCAACATTTGGTCAAAGGTTCACTTGGATGAATAGGAGAGAGGAGGGTCATTTTGTTATGGAGAGAATTGATAGGGCCTTTGCAAGTGTAGATTGGATTAACTCCTACCCTAATTGCGCCCTTAGGAATCTACCAATAATTAAATCTGATCATGGCCTAATTGTCCTAAACTTTGATTTCCAACACTCTTTCCATAGGAGACCCTTTAGATTTGAGTATATGTGGACATCTCATCCTTTGTGCAAGGATGCAGTGAAACAAGCTTGGGATTATAGGTCTATTAGATATAGGGCTTGCCAATTGAGGAATAAACTATCAAATGTAAGGAAAACCTTCTTAATCTGGAATAAAGAAGTTTTTGGAAGAGTGGAACAGGATATCAATCATAAGAAAGAACAACTTAAAATGTTACAAAATTCCATTCACAACTTGGATGATGTTAAGAAGGAGAATGAGCTTAGGGAAGACCTGGAAACACTCATGAATAGGGAGGAAGTGATGTGGTCACAAAAAACCAGATGTAACTAGATTATTCTTGGTGATAGGAACAccaaatatttttagacaataGTGAAACAAAAAAAGGTAAGAAACCTAATTCTACAACTTAAAACAAAGGAAGGAGTTTCTGTGGAGGATCAGGGGACCATAGAGAATTTATTGGTTGATCACTTCAAAAAATCTTATGAAGGAACGATTACTACCTCCTCGGAGTACATGTTAGATGAAATCCAAGCCCTTCCCATACCCCAATTGTCTTCACAACAGAATCTAACTCTAAACTATCCTATCACAAACTGGGAGATAGAATCTACTATCTTTCAATTAGGATCCCACAAAGCCCCTGAACTTAATGGAATCCCTACTTTTTTTTATCAGGACTATTGGGAAACTATAAAGAATTACATTTCAACACTATTCATGCTTTCTTGCATTCAGAATCTTTACTCAAATCCCTTAACCATACCTTTATCACCCTAGTTCTAAAAACtccttttccaaaaaatgttaatCAGTTTAGGCCTATTAGTCTGTGCAATGTGATTTACAAGATTATTGCTATGATCCTAGTCAATAGGCTTAAACTCTTAATGGATCATCTGATCACTCCTTATCAGAATGCTTTCATCAGAGGGAGAAACATTTTAGATAATATCCTGATTGCCCATGAAATTTTTGACCTTATGGGtaagaagaaaggaaggaaaaattGTTTTGGTGCCTTAAAAATtgatatgagcaaagcatatGACAAGGTAAACTGGAAATTCTTGAAAGCTATCCTAGTAGATATGAATTTTAGTCCTAGATGAATTGGTTGGATAATGGAGTGTGTGTCAACTATTGAACATACTCTGTTAGTCAATGGCAGCATAACTTAGACCTTCACTCCCTCAAAAGGGCTTAGGCAAGGGGATCCTATATCCCCCTATCTGTTTCTTATATGTGCTAATGTGTTATCCATTGCTCTTTTAAAAGCTGAACAAAACAAGGATATTTAAGGGATTAAGGTGGGAAGAAATGGTTGTTCTTTTGCTCACCTACTCTTTGTTGATAAATCCCTCCTATTCTTTAAAAAAGACAACGAGTCTCTCCTCAATTTACAGAATACCCTCCAATGGTATTGTTCCCTATCAAGGCAGAGCATTAATCTTACCA is a genomic window of Quercus lobata isolate SW786 chromosome 2, ValleyOak3.0 Primary Assembly, whole genome shotgun sequence containing:
- the LOC115969982 gene encoding uncharacterized protein LOC115969982 encodes the protein MESRLTKDKAEGICSRCGFFYGWEYSRDGLSGGLLLAWMPNQKLQVTYASKHLVHTNRLDNKGTPLSITFVYGHPILAKREEVWWKLKELKLLSHPNWLCIGDFNQVLNTEDKFSFTQRSILGAESLQNLISDLALCDLATFGQRFTWMNRREEGHFVMERIDRAFASVDWINSYPNCALRNLPIIKSDHGLIVLNFDFQHSFHRRPFRFEYMWTSHPLCKDAVKQAWDYRSIRYRACQLRNKLSNVRKTFLIWNKEVFGRVEQDINHKKEQLKMLQNSIHNLDDVKKENELREDLETLMNREEVMWSQKTRCN